The following coding sequences are from one Microbulbifer sp. TB1203 window:
- a CDS encoding PrpF domain-containing protein, giving the protein MSHAAIVYGPADGPEDEGGKGVMFPTGNLVDELEVPGVGTLKATMINAGIPTIFVNAADIGYTGAELQEAINGDDKALAMFEAIRAYGAVEMGLNEKVEDAANRQHTPKVAFVAPPKDYVASSGKQVAAGDIDLLVRALSMGKLHHAMMGTAAVAIGTAAAIPGTLVNLAAGGGERNAVTFGHPSGTLRVGAEAEIANGQWTATKAIMSRSARILMEGWVRVPLEL; this is encoded by the coding sequence GTGTCCCACGCAGCCATAGTTTATGGACCGGCGGACGGCCCCGAAGACGAAGGTGGAAAGGGAGTCATGTTCCCCACCGGCAACCTGGTAGACGAACTGGAAGTGCCTGGCGTAGGAACCCTGAAAGCCACCATGATCAACGCCGGCATCCCGACGATTTTCGTCAACGCCGCGGATATCGGCTACACCGGCGCCGAACTGCAGGAAGCCATCAACGGCGACGACAAGGCCCTGGCCATGTTCGAAGCCATTCGTGCTTATGGCGCAGTGGAAATGGGCCTGAACGAAAAGGTCGAGGACGCAGCCAACCGCCAGCATACCCCCAAGGTCGCCTTCGTCGCGCCGCCCAAGGATTATGTGGCATCCAGCGGTAAGCAAGTCGCGGCCGGTGATATCGACCTGCTGGTACGCGCCCTGTCCATGGGCAAACTGCACCACGCCATGATGGGCACCGCCGCCGTCGCCATCGGCACCGCCGCCGCCATTCCCGGCACCCTGGTCAACCTGGCTGCCGGAGGAGGGGAGCGCAACGCCGTCACCTTCGGCCACCCGTCCGGCACATTGCGCGTCGGTGCGGAAGCGGAAATCGCTAATGGCCAGTGGACTGCCACCAAGGCCATTATGAGTCGCAGTGCGCGGATACTGATGGAAGGGTGGGTGCGGGTTCCGCTGGAGCTGTAA
- a CDS encoding PrpF domain-containing protein, producing MFRLPVKDTIVKGLGARLASLRVEAEVANGQWTATKAIMSRSARILMEGWVRVPGDSF from the coding sequence TTGTTCAGATTGCCTGTAAAGGATACCATCGTCAAGGGCTTGGGTGCCCGTTTGGCATCTCTGCGCGTCGAAGCGGAAGTCGCCAACGGCCAGTGGACCGCCACCAAGGCCATTATGAGCCGCAGCGCGCGAATTCTGATGGAGGGGTGGGTGCGGGTCCCAGGCGATTCTTTCTAA
- a CDS encoding methylated-DNA--[protein]-cysteine S-methyltransferase, which yields MKLHLSGEAQDFSDIELDLDGVGKLAKAIYQAPRAIPAGQATTYGQLAEAAGCAGAARTVGQAMSRNPVPLIIPCHRVIAADNRRGGFSAHGGLTTKAKMLEIEGVTLGRPVTVRT from the coding sequence GTGAAGCTCCATCTCAGTGGGGAAGCCCAGGATTTTAGTGATATCGAGCTGGACCTGGACGGGGTTGGTAAGCTTGCAAAAGCAATTTACCAAGCCCCACGCGCCATCCCCGCTGGACAGGCGACAACCTATGGCCAACTGGCGGAAGCAGCAGGTTGCGCAGGTGCCGCACGCACCGTTGGCCAAGCTATGAGCAGGAATCCGGTCCCGCTGATTATTCCCTGCCACCGCGTCATTGCCGCCGACAACAGGCGGGGAGGCTTCTCCGCTCACGGCGGTTTGACGACCAAAGCGAAAATGCTCGAGATCGAAGGAGTAACCCTCGGCCGCCCCGTCACGGTTCGGACCTGA
- a CDS encoding SRPBCC family protein, protein MASIRKEITVDAPVDVIWDALRDVGALHTRLVPGFVTDTKLEPGARIVTFSNRQVVRELIVDVNDTDRRVAWAVTDEPFRHYNASAQVFADPSGSSRFVWIADLLPDELKDHVSAMMDAGLGAIKTKFDGSGV, encoded by the coding sequence ATGGCCTCAATTCGTAAAGAAATCACCGTTGACGCTCCTGTTGATGTCATTTGGGATGCTCTGCGGGATGTCGGTGCACTGCATACGCGCCTGGTACCGGGCTTTGTCACGGACACGAAACTTGAACCCGGCGCACGTATAGTGACGTTTAGCAACAGGCAGGTAGTTCGGGAGCTTATTGTCGACGTAAATGACACAGACCGGCGCGTTGCCTGGGCTGTCACGGACGAACCCTTTCGCCACTACAATGCATCGGCGCAGGTATTCGCCGACCCATCTGGTTCCAGTCGCTTTGTCTGGATCGCCGACCTGTTGCCAGATGAGTTAAAGGACCACGTCTCCGCGATGATGGATGCCGGTCTCGGTGCCATTAAAACTAAATTTGATGGCTCGGGAGTATAG
- a CDS encoding helix-turn-helix domain-containing protein — protein MDISQLLQQPEGKQLEFKRDLSSPLPLLKTLVAFANTAGGQLIIGVADDGGIVGVEDPLAEEERLTSLIADSIAPRLLPSIELLTFADKTLLRVEVFLSSSRPHYLKAKGPEQGVLVRIGSSNRRADPQLIAELQRQAMGETFDAMPMPELSLDDLDQDAMQQQFGADIRLDEQKLVTLKLLVRHQGRWVPSQGAVLLFGKQRNLHFDDAWIQCGRFRGTDKVDIFDQAELHDHLPQAVDSIELFLKKHAFKSAEFAGMRRTDHWSIPLTILREAIINALVHSDYSQRGSPIRIAFFDDRIEIESPGMLMPGMTIEDMRRGVSMIRNPVIARVFRELKLVEQWGSGIPRIFAEAAAQGLPEPRIEEVANRLRLIVPLAQSQFVTQSQPESRLESRLESRLESRLESRLASRILPLLAEQPMGKAALAGELGHQSVSGELNKQIKRLISMGLIEMTLPDKPSSRLQKYCLTNKGEQVLKDNT, from the coding sequence ATGGACATCAGTCAACTGCTGCAGCAGCCTGAGGGAAAGCAGCTTGAATTCAAGCGCGACCTTTCTTCACCATTGCCGCTACTCAAGACCCTGGTAGCGTTTGCCAATACTGCGGGCGGCCAGCTGATTATTGGCGTAGCCGATGACGGCGGCATTGTCGGAGTGGAAGACCCGCTGGCTGAAGAGGAGCGGCTTACCAGCCTGATTGCAGACAGTATTGCTCCTCGTCTGTTGCCCAGCATCGAACTGCTGACTTTCGCGGACAAAACCCTGCTGCGTGTTGAAGTATTCCTGAGCAGCTCGCGGCCCCACTACCTCAAAGCCAAAGGGCCAGAGCAGGGCGTTCTGGTGCGCATCGGCTCCAGCAACCGGCGAGCTGACCCGCAACTGATTGCCGAGCTGCAACGCCAGGCAATGGGTGAAACCTTCGATGCCATGCCCATGCCGGAGCTCAGCCTGGACGATCTCGACCAGGATGCCATGCAACAGCAGTTCGGTGCTGATATTCGCCTGGATGAACAGAAACTGGTTACCCTCAAGCTGCTGGTACGCCATCAGGGCCGTTGGGTGCCCAGTCAGGGTGCAGTGCTCTTGTTCGGCAAACAGCGAAATCTCCATTTTGATGATGCCTGGATTCAGTGTGGGCGTTTTCGTGGCACCGACAAGGTGGACATCTTCGACCAGGCTGAACTCCATGATCATCTGCCCCAGGCAGTGGACAGTATCGAGCTGTTTCTCAAGAAGCACGCCTTCAAGAGTGCCGAATTCGCTGGCATGCGCCGCACCGACCACTGGAGCATACCGCTCACTATCCTGCGGGAGGCGATCATCAATGCGCTGGTACACAGTGACTACTCTCAACGTGGCTCGCCGATCCGCATCGCCTTCTTTGACGACCGCATTGAAATCGAAAGTCCCGGCATGCTGATGCCCGGCATGACCATCGAGGACATGAGACGCGGCGTTTCCATGATCCGCAATCCGGTGATCGCCAGGGTATTTCGCGAGCTGAAACTTGTAGAGCAGTGGGGCAGCGGCATTCCTCGCATCTTTGCCGAAGCCGCTGCCCAGGGGCTGCCGGAGCCTCGCATAGAGGAGGTTGCCAACCGCCTGCGCCTTATCGTTCCGCTCGCTCAGTCCCAGTTTGTGACCCAGTCGCAGCCCGAGTCACGGCTAGAGTCACGGCTAGAGTCACGGCTAGAGTCACGGCTAGAGTCACGGCTGGCGTCCCGTATCCTGCCTTTGCTTGCCGAACAGCCAATGGGCAAGGCCGCTTTGGCCGGTGAACTGGGCCACCAAAGCGTTTCCGGTGAACTGAATAAGCAGATCAAACGCTTGATTTCTATGGGACTGATCGAAATGACCCTGCCGGACAAACCCAGCAGCCGCCTGCAAAAGTACTGCCTCACCAATAAGGGCGAGCAAGTGCTCAAGGACAATACATGA
- a CDS encoding AraC family transcriptional regulator produces MPTITNLHSGSISVLDYRCTAEPGDEPFWEVHHYHSVSYVRKGSFGCCVRGKNFDLVAGSVFVGRANDEYMCTHDHHNGGDECLSFQLIPELVESIAPGFQGWTVGGVPPLTELIGLGELAQATAEGHTALGVEEVGMMFAARFVELIAGRGRKPVKLRPLDRRRAVESALWIDESAERTLHLDTLAREAGLSPFHFLRMFSKVLGVTPHQYLIRSRLRRAARLLSTDDRTITDVAYDSGFADVSNFVRTFHRATGASPARFRQAARGNRNIFQELFPQGF; encoded by the coding sequence ATGCCGACCATCACCAATCTCCACAGTGGTTCAATCTCCGTACTCGATTATCGCTGTACCGCAGAGCCCGGCGACGAGCCCTTTTGGGAAGTTCACCACTATCATTCCGTTTCCTATGTTCGCAAAGGCAGCTTCGGCTGTTGCGTCCGGGGCAAGAACTTTGATCTCGTGGCCGGTTCAGTATTCGTGGGCAGAGCCAATGACGAATATATGTGCACACACGATCATCACAACGGTGGTGACGAATGCCTGTCGTTTCAACTGATTCCCGAGTTGGTGGAATCTATTGCTCCGGGTTTTCAGGGTTGGACCGTGGGTGGCGTGCCTCCGTTGACGGAATTGATAGGACTCGGCGAGCTGGCCCAGGCCACAGCGGAAGGTCACACTGCACTTGGAGTCGAGGAAGTGGGCATGATGTTTGCTGCACGCTTTGTGGAGCTGATCGCGGGTCGTGGCAGGAAGCCTGTTAAGCTGCGTCCACTGGACCGCCGTCGCGCCGTGGAATCGGCATTGTGGATCGACGAGTCCGCCGAGCGAACCCTTCATCTGGATACTTTGGCCCGGGAAGCGGGCTTGAGCCCATTTCACTTCTTGAGGATGTTCAGCAAAGTCCTGGGCGTCACGCCACATCAGTACCTGATACGTTCCCGGTTGCGCCGGGCTGCGCGCCTTTTGTCCACGGATGACCGAACGATTACGGATGTCGCATACGATAGCGGCTTCGCGGATGTGTCAAATTTTGTTCGCACTTTTCACCGGGCTACCGGTGCGTCACCGGCAAGATTCCGCCAGGCTGCTCGGGGTAACCGCAATATTTTCCAAGAACTCTTCCCGCAGGGCTTCTAA